A single genomic interval of Portunus trituberculatus isolate SZX2019 chromosome 41, ASM1759143v1, whole genome shotgun sequence harbors:
- the LOC123516714 gene encoding histone-lysine N-methyltransferase SETMAR-like, which yields MANRRVIIDEVACSLQISHGSAFQIIHDELGFHKVCARWVPRELTAEHKRKRLEVCQRLLDRYNNDGERFLSRIVTGDETWVHHYEPESKRQSMEWKHPGSPATKKFKTQASARKVMLTLFWDSKDLYWKTTWKRGARSTVQAQISPLPTTISLDCSKMVYEVGNFLRDEDVKEAVHKWLHDQPQTFFSEGIRKLVDRWTKCIEKQGDYIEK from the exons ATGGCGAACCGGCGAGTTATCATTGATGAGGTAGCTTGTTCTCTGCAGATTAGTCATGGTTCTGCCTTTCAAATCATCCACGATGAGCTCGGCTTCCATAAAGTCTGTGCGAGATGGGTGCCAAGGGAGCTTACTGCAGAGCACAAACGCAAACGTCTTGAGGTCTGCCAACGTTTACTCGATCGCTACAACAATGATGGCGAGAGATTTTTGAGCAGAATAGTCACAGGCGATGAAACGTGGGTCCATCATTATGAGCCAGAATCCAAAAGACAGAGTATGGAGTGGAAACATCCTGGCTCGCCAGCGACGAAGAAATTCAAGACTCAGGCTTCTGCGAGAAAGGTGATGCTAACCCTTTTTTGGGACTCAAAGGACCTATACTGGAAGACTACCTGGAAAAGGGGTGCACGATCAACAGTGCAAG CCCAGATCTCGCCCCTTCCGACTACCATATCTTTGGACTGCTCAAAGATGGTTTACGAGGTCGGCAATTTCCTACGGGATGAAGATGTGAAAGAAGCGGTGCATAAATGGTTGCATGACCAACCCCAAACCTTCTTCTCGGAGGGAATACGCAAGCTTGTGGACCGCTGGACCAAGTGCATCGAAAAACAAGGAgactatatagaaaaatga